Proteins from a single region of Microbacterium sp. zg-Y818:
- a CDS encoding cupin domain-containing protein: MTGSDIGPRPHAFDIEAATRQNENYRAVVWTGKHLQVTLMSIRPGESIGLEAHPDTDQFLRLDAGRGRVVMGPEKDQLDFEQDVADGWSIQVPAGTWHDVINTGDEALRLYTVYAPSHHAAGIVQATRADAERDEAAGTDEPPPWTAQPPTVGDDQHA; this comes from the coding sequence ATGACTGGCAGCGACATCGGCCCTCGCCCTCACGCCTTCGACATCGAAGCCGCGACCCGGCAGAACGAGAACTACCGCGCGGTCGTGTGGACGGGGAAGCACCTGCAGGTCACGCTGATGTCCATTCGCCCGGGTGAGTCCATCGGCCTCGAGGCGCATCCCGACACCGACCAGTTCCTTCGCCTGGATGCCGGTCGGGGTCGGGTCGTCATGGGCCCCGAGAAGGATCAGCTCGATTTCGAGCAGGATGTCGCGGACGGATGGTCCATCCAGGTTCCCGCAGGCACATGGCACGACGTCATCAACACGGGCGACGAAGCCCTGCGCCTCTATACGGTCTACGCGCCCTCACACCACGCGGCCGGGATCGTGCAGGCGACACGGGCCGACGCGGAGCGAGACGAGGCGGCCGGCACGGATGAGCCCCCGCCGTGGACGGCGCAGCCGCCCACGGTCGGCGACGACCAGCACGCTTAG
- a CDS encoding helix-turn-helix transcriptional regulator: MPIVVDIDVMLARRKMPVAVLAERVGITAANLAVLKNGRAKAVRFTTLEALCQALDCQPGDLLRWEPQGAVDLSPHAEGEATADARA; the protein is encoded by the coding sequence ATGCCGATCGTCGTCGACATCGACGTCATGCTCGCCCGACGCAAGATGCCGGTCGCGGTGCTCGCCGAACGCGTGGGCATCACGGCGGCGAACCTCGCCGTGCTGAAGAACGGACGTGCGAAAGCGGTGCGCTTCACCACCCTCGAGGCGCTCTGCCAAGCCCTCGACTGTCAGCCGGGCGACCTGCTGCGGTGGGAGCCGCAGGGCGCGGTCGACCTTTCGCCGCACGCAGAAGGGGAAGCGACCGCCGACGCGAGGGCGTGA
- a CDS encoding branched-chain amino acid ABC transporter permease produces the protein MTEFFQIFLDGLTTGTVYAALALALSVVFQGTGMLNFAQGELAVVAAFIAFTTLSTGISPWLAILIAVAASAVIGALVHVLVVRWADTRNEGVLMAMGVALLLGISALAGIIWGTDPRSYPSPFGSGLIEFAGLRLTYQQAGGALLVVVAMSLTALLFQKTPIGLRLRAVAQNAPSAALLGLSAPVWLALGWAIAGAVGAVAGVVAAPTLGLSPSMMNFPLLMALAAATLGGLTSRVGAVVGGLLIGVVTAFAGRYIPFLGGDLNIVVAFVLIVIVLLVKPGGLFGKERMVRA, from the coding sequence ATGACTGAGTTCTTCCAGATCTTCCTGGACGGCCTCACCACCGGAACCGTCTACGCCGCCCTCGCCCTGGCGCTGAGCGTCGTGTTCCAAGGCACCGGCATGCTGAACTTCGCGCAGGGGGAGCTCGCCGTCGTGGCCGCCTTCATCGCGTTCACGACGCTGTCGACCGGCATCTCGCCGTGGCTCGCGATCCTGATCGCCGTCGCCGCATCCGCCGTGATCGGCGCCCTCGTGCACGTGCTGGTGGTCCGCTGGGCCGACACCCGCAATGAAGGCGTGCTGATGGCGATGGGTGTGGCGTTGCTCCTCGGGATCAGCGCGCTCGCCGGCATCATCTGGGGAACCGACCCGCGCAGCTACCCCAGCCCCTTCGGCTCCGGACTCATCGAGTTCGCCGGACTGCGCCTCACCTACCAGCAGGCCGGTGGCGCGCTCCTCGTCGTCGTCGCGATGAGCCTGACCGCGCTCCTCTTCCAGAAGACCCCGATCGGATTGCGTCTGCGCGCCGTCGCGCAGAATGCCCCCTCGGCGGCACTGCTGGGGCTGTCGGCCCCCGTGTGGCTCGCCCTGGGGTGGGCGATCGCCGGCGCCGTCGGCGCGGTGGCCGGCGTCGTGGCCGCCCCCACCCTGGGACTGTCCCCGTCGATGATGAACTTCCCGCTGTTGATGGCCCTCGCCGCCGCCACGCTCGGAGGCTTGACCAGTCGAGTGGGCGCGGTCGTCGGTGGCCTGCTGATCGGCGTCGTCACGGCGTTCGCCGGCCGGTACATCCCCTTCCTCGGCGGGGACCTCAACATCGTGGTCGCCTTCGTCCTCATCGTGATCGTCCTGCTTGTCAAGCCCGGCGGACTCTTCGGAAAAGAGCGGATGGTGCGCGCATGA
- a CDS encoding TIGR03557 family F420-dependent LLM class oxidoreductase: MARFGYTLMTEQSGPRQLVDYAVKAEAAGFDFVVSSDHYSPWLTAQGHAAYAWSMLGAVAYATHDVELMTYVTCPTMRYHPAIVAQKAATMQLLSEGRFTLGLGSGENLNEHVVGEGWPAVQMRQDMLVEAIEIIRALHTGELVTYDGQYFRVDSARIWDCPEGGVPLGVAVSGESSIERFAGLADHLIAVEPQAELIEGWDAVHPEASRKIGQIPISWDPDREAGIARAHEQFRWFAGGWSVNADLPTPAGFAAASQFVRPEDVAESIAAGPDLDELAESVQPFLDAGFTDVAIVQVGDEQQDRFVTEVARPLLEKLRTL; the protein is encoded by the coding sequence ATGGCTCGGTTCGGATACACACTCATGACGGAGCAGAGCGGTCCACGTCAGCTCGTGGACTACGCGGTGAAAGCCGAGGCGGCCGGGTTCGACTTCGTCGTCTCGAGCGATCACTACTCCCCCTGGCTCACCGCTCAGGGGCACGCCGCATATGCCTGGAGCATGCTCGGGGCCGTCGCCTACGCCACCCACGACGTGGAGCTCATGACCTACGTCACCTGCCCGACCATGCGCTATCACCCCGCGATCGTCGCGCAGAAGGCGGCGACGATGCAGCTGCTCTCGGAGGGCCGCTTCACCCTGGGCCTCGGGTCCGGTGAGAACCTGAACGAGCATGTCGTCGGCGAGGGGTGGCCGGCGGTGCAGATGCGCCAGGACATGCTGGTCGAGGCGATCGAGATCATCCGTGCGCTGCACACCGGAGAGCTCGTCACCTACGACGGCCAGTACTTCCGGGTGGATTCGGCGCGCATCTGGGACTGCCCCGAGGGTGGCGTGCCTCTCGGCGTCGCGGTGTCGGGCGAGTCCTCCATCGAGCGGTTCGCGGGACTGGCTGACCATCTCATCGCGGTGGAGCCGCAGGCGGAGCTGATCGAGGGGTGGGATGCCGTGCATCCAGAGGCATCCCGCAAGATCGGCCAGATCCCGATCAGCTGGGACCCCGACCGCGAGGCGGGGATCGCACGCGCCCACGAGCAGTTCCGGTGGTTCGCGGGCGGATGGTCCGTCAACGCGGACCTGCCGACGCCGGCCGGCTTCGCCGCGGCATCCCAGTTCGTCCGGCCCGAAGACGTCGCCGAATCCATCGCCGCGGGCCCCGACCTGGACGAGCTGGCCGAGAGCGTACAGCCCTTCCTGGACGCGGGCTTCACCGACGTCGCGATCGTGCAGGTCGGCGACGAGCAGCAGGACCGCTTCGTGACCGAGGTCGCCCGGCCGCTCCTGGAGAAGCTGCGCACGCTCTGA
- a CDS encoding ATP-binding cassette domain-containing protein — MMTLDTDATVGLDERDMPAPALTIRDVGIGFRGVRALDAVSFSIPRGGTSAVIGPNGAGKTTLFNCISGIYRHEGEIELAGRPMSGVPAQARAIAGIARTFQTPALLPDLNVFENVLLGAHGAMRAGMWSAALRIGRASREERAVRLEAWDLMGPLALQPLALAPVSSLAHADRRRVEVARALLSRPSLLLLDEPAAGLSADEADELLEVIADFGADTHMTSLLVEHDVGLVMRVARFVAVLDAGRLLASGDPTTVSADPRVIAAYLGADAPSDGELLP; from the coding sequence ATGATGACCCTGGACACCGATGCGACCGTCGGCCTTGACGAGCGCGATATGCCCGCCCCTGCCCTGACGATCCGTGACGTGGGCATCGGCTTTCGCGGCGTCCGCGCGCTGGACGCCGTCAGCTTCTCGATCCCTCGCGGCGGAACGAGCGCGGTCATCGGGCCCAACGGGGCGGGCAAGACGACCCTGTTCAACTGCATCAGCGGGATCTACCGCCACGAGGGCGAGATCGAGCTGGCCGGCCGGCCCATGAGCGGCGTGCCTGCGCAGGCCCGGGCGATTGCAGGCATCGCCCGCACCTTCCAGACGCCCGCGCTCCTTCCCGACCTCAACGTCTTCGAAAACGTCCTGCTGGGTGCGCACGGTGCAATGCGCGCCGGAATGTGGTCCGCCGCGCTGCGGATCGGCCGAGCGAGCCGCGAGGAACGCGCCGTCCGCCTCGAGGCGTGGGATCTGATGGGTCCGCTCGCGCTGCAACCTCTGGCGCTCGCGCCGGTGAGCAGCCTGGCCCACGCCGATCGACGCCGAGTGGAAGTGGCGCGCGCGCTGCTGTCACGTCCCTCGCTGCTCCTGCTCGACGAACCCGCCGCCGGACTGAGTGCCGACGAAGCCGACGAACTGCTGGAGGTCATCGCCGACTTCGGGGCCGACACACACATGACGAGCCTCCTCGTCGAGCACGACGTCGGCCTCGTCATGCGCGTCGCTCGCTTCGTCGCGGTGCTCGACGCCGGCCGGCTGCTCGCCTCCGGGGACCCGACAACCGTGTCCGCTGACCCCCGCGTGATCGCCGCGTACCTCGGTGCCGACGCGCCTTCTGACGGGGAGCTGCTGCCATGA
- the def gene encoding peptide deformylase: MAVLPIRIMGDPVLHSPAAPVDEITDEVRQLVADMFETMDAAPGVGLAAPQVGVPLRIYTYTYEDDDGQPWRGVILNPELWMRPPEPGSPDPESESEGCLSFPGERFPLRRSDEVLVTGIDLDGAPVRIEVDGWRARIMQHEFDHLDGILYVDRLDDGDWKTVQKIARKRGWGRPGVSWMPGVDDLDA, translated from the coding sequence GTGGCTGTTCTACCGATTCGCATCATGGGCGATCCCGTCCTGCACTCCCCCGCCGCCCCCGTCGACGAGATCACCGACGAGGTGCGTCAGCTGGTGGCCGACATGTTCGAGACGATGGATGCCGCGCCTGGCGTCGGCCTAGCGGCCCCGCAGGTGGGTGTGCCCCTGCGCATCTACACGTACACGTACGAAGACGACGACGGTCAGCCGTGGCGCGGCGTGATCCTCAACCCCGAGCTGTGGATGCGCCCCCCAGAGCCCGGCTCCCCCGACCCCGAGTCGGAGTCCGAAGGATGTCTGTCGTTCCCCGGCGAGCGGTTCCCGCTACGGCGCTCGGATGAGGTCCTGGTCACCGGCATCGACCTCGACGGCGCACCCGTGCGCATCGAGGTCGACGGGTGGCGCGCGCGCATCATGCAGCACGAGTTCGACCACCTCGATGGCATCCTCTACGTCGATCGCCTCGACGACGGCGACTGGAAGACCGTGCAGAAGATCGCCCGCAAGCGCGGCTGGGGTCGCCCTGGAGTCAGCTGGATGCCGGGAGTCGACGACCTCGACGCCTGA
- a CDS encoding DUF2975 domain-containing protein, whose product MGAFVIGALRVVLAVSFAGALFVQAVMVPLLWVDLEGAPDAARVTAVVIVVLGIMTLQVCAVCIWQLLSMVRHGSVFSSRAFRYVDAMIGAILTAAVLVFALAVLLAPGEVAPGLVGLICGAALVIGGVALVVYVLRMLLAQAVEREVEARRLRSELSEVI is encoded by the coding sequence ATGGGTGCTTTCGTGATCGGTGCGCTCCGTGTGGTGCTGGCTGTGTCCTTCGCCGGAGCCCTCTTCGTGCAGGCAGTGATGGTTCCTCTGTTGTGGGTCGACCTCGAGGGGGCGCCCGACGCCGCGCGTGTCACGGCGGTCGTGATCGTGGTGCTCGGGATCATGACCCTGCAGGTGTGCGCCGTGTGCATCTGGCAGCTCCTCTCGATGGTGCGCCACGGGTCCGTCTTCTCGTCACGGGCGTTCCGCTACGTGGATGCGATGATCGGTGCGATTCTCACCGCGGCGGTGCTCGTCTTCGCGCTGGCGGTGCTCTTGGCTCCGGGAGAGGTGGCGCCCGGCCTAGTCGGGCTGATCTGTGGGGCCGCACTGGTGATCGGCGGTGTCGCGTTGGTGGTCTACGTGCTGCGGATGCTGCTGGCGCAGGCCGTCGAGCGTGAGGTCGAGGCGCGGCGGCTGCGGTCTGAGCTGAGCGAGGTGATCTGA
- a CDS encoding ABC transporter ATP-binding protein, producing the protein MTVLTTQNLRARYGGVEVLHGVDLTVEEGEIVALLGANGAGKTSLLRAICRQVDSTGAITLDGTRIDKMTTARVARLGIGHVPEGRGTFTELTVEENLRLGILARPRPVRATADEDLDLINETFPVLHEMRGRQAGALSGGQAQMLAVARALLARPRLLLVDEPSLGLAPLTTLELFNRFQSLRDAWSLTILLAEQNARLSLRVADRAVVLTRGRVSLEGPAADLQDHDALRAAYLGEGPSAPADRPFPSTRGALDD; encoded by the coding sequence ATGACCGTCCTCACGACCCAGAACCTCCGCGCGCGCTACGGCGGGGTCGAAGTGCTCCACGGTGTGGATCTCACCGTCGAGGAGGGTGAGATCGTCGCCTTGCTCGGCGCGAACGGCGCCGGCAAGACGAGCCTGCTCCGTGCCATCTGCAGGCAGGTCGACTCGACCGGTGCCATCACACTCGACGGCACCCGCATCGACAAGATGACGACGGCGCGCGTGGCCCGCCTCGGCATCGGCCATGTCCCCGAGGGCCGCGGAACCTTCACGGAGCTGACCGTCGAGGAGAACCTGCGCCTGGGCATTCTCGCCCGGCCTCGCCCCGTGCGTGCGACGGCGGACGAGGACCTGGACCTGATCAATGAGACCTTCCCGGTGCTGCACGAGATGCGCGGCCGCCAGGCGGGGGCGCTGTCGGGAGGACAGGCGCAGATGCTCGCAGTGGCGCGGGCACTTCTCGCCCGACCCCGGCTGCTTCTCGTCGACGAGCCGTCACTGGGGCTCGCCCCCCTGACCACGCTGGAGCTGTTCAACCGCTTCCAGTCGCTGCGGGACGCGTGGTCGCTGACGATCCTGCTCGCCGAGCAGAATGCGCGATTGTCGCTGCGGGTGGCCGACCGCGCGGTCGTCCTCACCCGGGGTCGTGTGTCGCTCGAGGGCCCCGCCGCGGATCTGCAGGATCACGACGCGCTGCGTGCGGCCTACCTCGGCGAGGGGCCGTCCGCTCCTGCGGACCGCCCGTTCCCTTCGACCCGAGGAGCGCTCGATGACTGA
- a CDS encoding DMT family transporter, whose product MWAVGIEDVGDQLVGVFRNPGLLLGIPLALAGAVFMSFGAQYQHRGVEKVERLSGKDGSTGLTGGQLRQLLARPSWVVGTLMLGLAIVCQLGALTVAPLIVVQPLGAVALVITTLLNARVTGHAPTRRSLMAIIACVGGIFWFVIVAALFAVEQTVTNRQLITVLIILVIVAAVLVVSWLLVRRRHGIRALFYILAAGIVYGFVATLAKIVIKRIEAGDFEWLTVLCVVALLAGTALGAYFVQTAYSSGPPDLVIAGLTVVDPMVAVLLGLLVLGEGAAVPVWGYVMFALAGAIAIWGVMTLARYHPQVVSQSQELPFPRGSSGGTEGPASPGDKPRG is encoded by the coding sequence ATGTGGGCGGTGGGTATCGAAGATGTCGGCGACCAGCTGGTCGGCGTCTTCCGCAACCCCGGATTGCTGCTCGGAATCCCGCTGGCGCTCGCCGGCGCCGTCTTCATGTCGTTCGGTGCCCAGTACCAGCATCGGGGTGTCGAGAAGGTCGAGCGCCTCAGCGGCAAGGACGGCTCGACTGGGCTCACCGGCGGTCAGCTGCGACAGCTGCTCGCGCGGCCCTCGTGGGTGGTCGGCACGCTCATGCTCGGCCTCGCCATCGTCTGCCAGCTCGGCGCGCTGACCGTCGCGCCCCTGATCGTCGTGCAGCCCCTGGGCGCCGTGGCGCTCGTCATCACCACACTGCTCAATGCGCGTGTGACCGGGCATGCCCCCACCCGCCGGTCGCTGATGGCGATCATCGCCTGCGTCGGCGGCATCTTCTGGTTCGTGATCGTCGCGGCACTGTTCGCCGTCGAGCAGACCGTCACGAACCGCCAGCTGATCACGGTGCTCATCATCCTCGTGATCGTCGCGGCAGTCCTCGTCGTCTCATGGCTGCTGGTGAGGCGTCGCCATGGCATCCGGGCGCTGTTCTACATCCTGGCCGCGGGCATCGTGTACGGATTCGTCGCGACCCTCGCCAAGATCGTGATCAAACGCATCGAGGCGGGCGACTTCGAGTGGCTGACAGTGCTCTGCGTCGTAGCGCTGCTGGCAGGCACGGCGCTGGGCGCCTACTTCGTGCAGACCGCATACTCATCGGGCCCGCCCGACCTGGTGATCGCGGGCCTCACGGTCGTCGACCCGATGGTCGCCGTCCTTCTCGGCCTGCTCGTGCTCGGCGAAGGCGCTGCGGTCCCCGTCTGGGGCTACGTCATGTTCGCCCTCGCCGGCGCCATCGCCATCTGGGGCGTCATGACGCTGGCGCGCTATCACCCGCAGGTGGTCTCCCAGAGCCAGGAGCTGCCGTTCCCTCGAGGCAGTTCCGGGGGCACCGAGGGTCCTGCATCGCCCGGCGACAAGCCCCGCGGCTGA